One Rhipicephalus sanguineus isolate Rsan-2018 unplaced genomic scaffold, BIME_Rsan_1.4 Seq301, whole genome shotgun sequence genomic region harbors:
- the LOC119376970 gene encoding probable ATP-dependent RNA helicase DDX5, which translates to MWIMTPSHLLSFLEEGKVNISSCTLLVLDEADRMMAMGFEKTLRSISAPVRPDRQTLIFVNSRSREIGDLSECLLNDYLQVSIGHCKLVENQRVEQIVIICEKAQKCERLVALLHDILREREDKVIVFVETRLMADEMVIELRHRDWSVVGIHGAKTRDERQKALDAFKSGSSSILVLTDVAAQQLDVDRVRFVVHYDRPANADVYVNRVRRALTDQEWRTPFWLLTTRVTRKSPSLTF; encoded by the coding sequence ATGTGGATCATGACGCCTAGCCATCTCCTCTCGTTCTTGGAGGAAGGGAAGGTGAACATTAGCAGCTGTACGCTTCTGGTGCTGGATGAAGCTGATCGGATGATGGCGATGGGTTTCGAGAAAACGCTTCGCTCAATCTCGGCCCCCGTCCGACCTGATCGTCAGACGCTCATATTCGTCAACTCTAGATCGAGGGAGATTGGAGACCTTTCCGAGTGCTTGCTTAATGACTATCTCCAGGTTAGCATCGGGCATTGCAAGCTGGTAGAGAACCAGCGGGTCGAGCAAATTGTCATAATCTGCGAGAAAGCTCAGAAATGTGAACGGCTCGTCGCCTTGTTACACGACATTCTTAGAGAAAGAGAGGACAAGGTCATCGTCTTCGTCGAGACTAGGTTGATGGCGGACGAAATGGTGATCGAGTTACGACACCGGGACTGGTCCGTCGTCGGCATCCATGGGGCGAAGACGAGAGACGAGCGACAGAAGGCGCTGGACGCGTTCAAGTCGGGCTCTTCGAGCATTCTGGTGCTGACCGACGTTGCAGCTCAGCAGCTGGACGTCGACCGTGTGCGCTTCGTCGTCCACTACGACCGACCGGCGAACGCGGACGTCTACGTGAACCGGGTGCGTCGAGCTCTGACGGATCAGGAATGGCGTACGCCTTTCTGGCTCCTGACGACGCGCGTCACCCGAAAGAGCCCGTCTCTCACCTTCTAG